CTGATCAAATGGGAGAAGACCGAGACAACCGGCGAAGAAGCCCTCGATGCACTCTATGACCTGAAGCCTGAGCCGGAGTTGCTTCGCGAGGACTTCACTGAGTCCGCTCGGTGAACCTATTATCGCTCTACGCCTATGATCTGAACGGAGAAAAACATGGTGCGCAGAGTGTTTTTCGGCTTTCACTATGATCGTGAGGTCCATCGGATAGTACAGATCCGCAATTCATGGATTGTTCGTGCGAAAGAAGAAGACCAACCGTTCTACGACAAGGTTGACTTTGACAAGGCCAAAAAGCGCGCGCCGTAGGTGTTGC
This genomic stretch from Cupriavidus basilensis harbors:
- a CDS encoding TIR domain-containing protein, whose product is MVRRVFFGFHYDREVHRIVQIRNSWIVRAKEEDQPFYDKVDFDKAKKRAP